From a single Nicotiana tomentosiformis chromosome 2, ASM39032v3, whole genome shotgun sequence genomic region:
- the LOC138905801 gene encoding uncharacterized protein, with protein sequence MASDAVITCTISVCGMDALVLFDSGSTYSYVSSLFAHFLGVHHESLGTHVYVSTPVGDSVIVDRIYRFCIVTFSGYETRADLLLLDMNDFESILGMDWLFPYHIILDYHAKTVTLAMPKLPRLEWKGSLSHRGARAASESGTPDLAGTEAIC encoded by the exons ATGGCCTCAGATGCTGTAATTACATGtactatttctgtctgcggtatggatgctttggtactatttgattcagggtctacatattcatatgtttcatctttgtttgctcatttcttgggtgttcatcatgagtccttgggtactcatgtgtatgtgtccacaccagtgggcgaTTCCGTTATTGTGGATCGAATCTACCGTTTCTGCATTGTTACATTCtctggttatgagactagggcaGATCTTCTATTGCTTGATATGAACGACTTTGAGtccatcctgggcatggattggttatttcCATACCATATCATCCTTGATTAccatgctaagactgttaccttggcaatgccaaagttgcctagattggagtggaagggttcgttgtCT catagaggagcacgagcagcatctgAGAGTGGTACtccagaccttgcgggaacagaagctatatgctaa